Genomic segment of Saccharomycodes ludwigii strain NBRC 1722 chromosome VI, whole genome shotgun sequence:
AGGTAGACACTAAAACTCGAGAAAGGGAAGATACTGCTCCTGATTATTCTATTAGGGcatcattattaacaaCCACTTCAAAACTGAAAGAATTGAATAGCTTTGGAGGTAAGGCATTTTTAGACACCAAAAACCACACTTTGACATCACGCTTCTATCAATCTCCCTATAAAAACATTGTTGAAAACATTAGCgatttttcttcttctgatgatgatgatgatggtgaAGAAACTAGCAGCAATATGGTTGCAACCAGTAAGAATATAAATACTAATGGCGGATTAAAAGTATCCTTAGAAGCTAAATTACAGGATATAGAAGATGCCAGTTCTGATAGTGACTATACAACTTTTGTAAAAGAGACAAAGCAAATGGAGAAGATGCAAAAATCCAATATTGAGAGCACTGAATtaccaaaaacaattacTACTGTTCATGAAGATGCTTCTATTATGGCGTTAAATAATTCTGCTGCAACTATTGAAAACACCAAGGAAACTGTTAATAACCAAAATTGCAACTTATTGCACAAAATAAGCGCATTATCTAAGGGGAATATTAGCCCAGATAATTGTCAGGAGCCCATGAACGGAGTATCCACAAAAACTTCACTTTCCCCCACTTTCATTCCGTCAAACAAAGAAACACTTATTTTGCCAAAAGATAAAGATTCCACGCTACGCCAGAATTTTAATACTGTTTCAACCTATGacgaaaataaaaactgtGACAACAGCACTGATAATACCGATTCCCATAATAGCGACATTAATGATGTGACTACCTCAAAAAATGAGTATAAACCAGTACCGTCATGGTTTGGTGAAAATCCAATAtccaatattaaaaatatccaCGATACTGTAGGTGGTGAAGAACCAAGCTTTTTATTTGGCTCCCATAGTATTTCTGCACAATCTaaggaacaaaaaaaaaacctacTTCCCAGTGTAGTTGAATTATCCATGGTTAATGAAGATCCTGATAACCATGAAGATGAAATCAATCACTCgtttgatgaaaataaagaaaagatgCATAATATTGGACAAGGGACAAAGAATAAAGTCGAAGTGACTCCTAAgtgtattaaaaacaacaaagaatCTACACCTCACTCCAATAGTGGCACCCCCAATCTACCCTTGGTAGAGGTACAAAAACATGATGATAAAGTTTTTgattatgatttttttgaagatgatgaagaagctTTGGTTCAACAATtagaggaagaggaaaatgagtataacaatttttttaagccTGCGCTAACTAATGCTTCTGCTGAGACAGGAACATTTTTATCTAAAGAAGATTTATACGATCAGGCAAAGAGGGATAAGAGGGATGCAGACGAGGtgacaacaacaatgatTTACGAGGTTCAACAGCTTTTATCCTGTTTTGGCATACCATATATTACAGCTCCCATGGAAGCGGAAGCACAATGTGCAGAGcttttgaatttaaaattagtaGATGCAATTGCAACAGATGATAGTgatattttcttatttgGGGGAGATAAagtttttagaaaaatgtttaatgAGAAGCACTATGTTGAGTATTATTCTTTGGACACAATTGCTGCGAAATTGGGATTAGATAGACATAAAATGATTGAATTGGCGCAGTTGTTAGGTAGTGATTATACTACGGGTATCAAGGGTATTGGACCAGTTTCAGGGGTGGAAATTTTAGCTACGTTTGGGTCTTTGGAACAATTTTACAAATGGTATACCGAGGGTCAACTAAATCCAGATgtaataaagaaagaaacTGGGTTGGAAAGGAAATTAAGAAAGGCATTGACAAGGAATCAAATTGATTTAGACTCTAAAATGTCGCCAAAGGCTATGGTTGAGGATGCTTATTTAAATCCGGTTGTTGATAAAGATGAAACCAGCTTTGTATGGGGCAACCCTGATTTGGATCAGTTAAGAACATTATTGAACCAAACTGCTAACTggtcaaagaaaaaagcaGATGAAGTATTAATTCCTTTAATTCAAAGTATAAATAAGAGGAAGAAGGAAAAtcataataaacaaagacGATTAACAGAATTTTTTCCGACTAAAGTAGATTCTTCTATAAATAATCTTGGGCGTAGGTTAAAGGAAGCGACAGcgcaattgaaaaaaaaacaacgcACAAAATGAGTTCAGAAGGAAGGGCGCCAGTATTTCTGTGACacaaaagttttttttttttttttttttttttttctgtttttaaaaataatattttataatatgaataataTGATATTCAATTTAGTGCTTTTaagcaagaaaaaaatgaaacagaatattaataatttcttatttctttactaaatatattaaatttttgttttttagaTCATTTATTGGTAGAGGTACTACAtgcataaaaaaaaatactgttattttattgatgaaaaaagaGGAGTACcaagttaaaaaagaaataaaaaagaatgagCTATTACAATAGAGCTAAATTTCTAACTACAAATGACAACAAATTAAACACTAGTAATTCCAGTTTAAACATAAAACCTAACAAAAATTTGCTTGAAAATGACAAACCTTTTAATGTTACTAACAGCggtatcaaaaaaaatgaagattatacaaaaaaacaattactCGGTTGCAATAATCAAGAAACTGTTATCAAAAAAGCTAGCCCGCAGAAAAATGTTGCAATGAATCAAGCAGGGTTATTAGTAGATAATTCTAAACCTAGAATTGAATCCAGTATGGTTGCACATGCAAATTGTTccagtaataacaataaaaatagtatcAGTAGCTATAGAGCAAATGCACAAAGGGCAGGAGCTGCAGAACCTCCCTCTATGGAACGGTGGTATTATTCCCAAAACAATATGCTGGGCgactataataatatattcaatGATGTTAACGATTATCTGGATTTTGCGTATCAGTCCTTCCCCAGTTATTTCAATCCTAGAGCTGCAAGTAATATGCCCAGCAAAGAAAAAGTGGTTCATTGGATGGAAAGTGTTCCCATCTACCAAGTAGCTGAAAATATATGGGAAAATGATTGTTATTCGGTAGAGACCAATTTGGATTGGGAAGAAGTAAAGTTTGACGAAGAAATTgaagatttatttaaaacgcATTACTGTTCTTTAGTTAGTCAAGAAGATATTATCCAATTCCAATGCAAAAGAGTTGATACGTTGGTTAAAAAACTATATGCACTGACCGACAAAACTATGCAAAAATATGAAGAAGATAATGATGCAGTTTATTACGATAATAACGATAATGATTTTCTTGATGAATAAATGCGtcaaataatgtttttttttttttttttttttttttttttttttggcaagTACCATTGGTTGCTTTTAAGCAGAGCTTGTAAAGTTGTCAGTCTGTCTGTGTAAGTATAGATTATCTAATTTACCctcttttatataaattataataattttattcaagaataaaaaaaaaactaccCATTTTGCACATAGCAAATGTGCAGATAGTAATTTGAACTATTAGTTTGTATAAAATACGTATCGACAACTGCAGGACTCGAACCTGCGCGGGCAAAGCCCAAAAGATAATTAGAAGATGTACAGACATTCTAATCTTTCGCCTTAACCACTCGGCCAAGTTGCCATTAATGAAGAATTgaacaaaatattattcatattattCACAAtgttaatataaaatgaaatattattggaGTTATACAAACAACAGGTGACATAGTTTTTGTCTATTTCATATACCATTTTTACATCCTCCTTGCCACGTATCAAGTCTGTTATGCAATAGAGTGGAATGATGATGAGTAGTTTGAATGATATGGCgttataatgataaaacaTCACAGAACATCATAGGAAACTGAAAAGTAAACTGAGGTTAGGGTAaacccaaaaaaaagtgtagaaaaacaatttaataaatttgtgCTAAAAAGTAATTATGGATTATATAGCTGCaagtaaatatatatatatatatataaagcatttctttttttacatCGTTTTTCTTGTTTGCAACATAATGTCGTATAATGGTTCAAAAAGACTTAGTCGGTAAATAAAACAGTGACCAACAAAAATGGATGCCCCCCTGgtgttactattactaaGGGATTGCttaaaaaagggaaagCCCGTTGTATACAGCTTGAATTGGCAAAAATATACTATATTACAAACATTGGTTTGATTTACAAACATTATTTCAacatataaaagaaaagaaattaagttttatttgtacttttaaagttatttgCAAATCCGATAAGGCTATATGTCCTGGTGTCCGTGCTTGAAGATTTTCCATATTTCTCTTCCacttttccctttttaaACCGAAATGTTTCTATATTTTGGGTGCATATCTTTAactatcatttttttttttttttgtttttcttcaatCTTTAATATACATCACTTATATGAAAAAGCAACAAATACATAGATAAAAACCAGTATCTTTATTAAcgtttgttgtttttttttcgtttttttgttttttttctccctAAATCAATCTCACTTCGATACCAGACGGACAACAATATATACTATGAGTCAAAAGAATATATCGAATAAATCGAACCGGCAATCTTCTTCAGAtaacaatagcaataatactCAGATAAATATACATCAAAGAATGGTAAGTGCATGTGTTGGGTCTATTTTAACTTCCTTTATTTTAACGCCAATGGATGTAGTAAGAATACGtattcaacaacaacaaatattgCCAAAGTGTGGCTGTACAACTTTACCGCATCAAGTTCccaatagtaataacacATTATTGCAAccatatattaataaaggAAAGTTGTTTTGGCAAGAACAATGTTTTAGAAACATAACTTGCGATAATAGTCTTAGATTCGATAACACTGTGGATGCATTCAGAAAAATTTCGAGAATAGAGGGTTTAAATGCACTTTGGAGAGGATTGAGTATAACCTTATTGATGGCAATTCCTTCAAATgtagtttatttttcagGTTACGAAACACTGCGAGATTATTCTCCGCTCAATGCAAACTTTCCTACTATAAATCCATTGGTGTGTGGTGCATTAGCAAGAACAATAGCCGCCACAACAATTGCGCCCTTAGAGTTGTTAAAAACCAGATTACAAAGTATACCTTCCATAAAGTCTAATTCATTAAagatttttaaagatttgaTGCAAGAAACcaaaatagaaattaaCTCCTTGGGATATAAAGCCTTATTTAAGGGTTTAGAAATTACATTGTTCAGAGATGTCCCGTTCAGTGCCATTTATTGGGGTTCCTACGAGTTTTATAAGAAAAACTTTTGGGTATCTCCGACATCTTCATCTAATGGTCAGACCAATGCTAATTggattcattttttaaatagtttTCTTGGTGGTAGCTTAAGTGGCGCATTAGCAGCACTAATAACTCATCCATTTGATGTGGGTAAGACAAGATTACAGATTtcaataatacaaaataatgacaataaaaatcaacAGCAAAAAACTCAAAACttggataaaaatatgtttaaatatttgaataatattagaaaaCTAGAAGGTATAACAGCTCTCTATGCAGGGCTAGTTCCTCGTGTAGTTAAAGTTGCACCAAGTTGTGCAATTATGATTTCAACTTAtgaaatatcaaaaaagttttttcaaaattcaTAATTAGTTTTGTTATATTCGCTGATCCTGTTAATACATCAATATAAATCATTTCCAAGATAAGGCAAAAAGtagtaattaaaatttcacCTTCGtatttattacttttttttttttttttttttaaattcatttctaaatattaaatgtgataaaaaaaaaaaattcctgTTTTAATTATAGCATTCGGAGGAaagagaataaaaataaaataaaaataaaataaaatacacaAAGAAAAACCTACGTacatattatatataatatattttgataaagAGAAacttactattattattacatcCTTAAGCCCAATGATTAGATTCTAATGGATCAGATCGTTGTACATTATGATCATTTTTCCTTTCGCTATCAACATTGCTGTTAAGATCAGGATTGGCTTTTTGTATGTCACTTTCTCCCAActgttttttattaaaaagtgGAGTTGTTAAAAtagatttgttaaaaaaattaattgcaAACTTGGACCTATCGGTACCAATTGGGGCAGCCACATTAGAACTATTATCTGCTAGATTTTCAACAACACCACTCGCATTTTCATCCTCAAAATCGTTGATGGAGTATGACTCTAAGGAGGGCAAATCCTCCAAATCCGGTGCAATTATGGTTTTAGGATCtagtgttttattttttgaattagaAGCTTGTGAAGATATattccttttattttcgttTTCAACCAAAGTCTTATTaccattctttttttcattattatcatggacaccattgttgttattttcattaagaTGGTTTGTTAACGGATTTTTATTCCCCCCACTTTTCGTTTtaatattaccattatctCTATCTCTTATTTGTTTGCTTGCATTGGAAGCGATGATGTTATCATTTGTGATGGTATTTTCCTTATCTGAAGTGGAACCATTTGCTAAGGT
This window contains:
- the RAD2 gene encoding ssDNA endodeoxyribonuclease RAD2 (similar to Saccharomyces cerevisiae YGR258C | RAD2 | RADiation sensitivity); translated protein: MGVHGLWEIVEPTSKPVRLESLEDKRLAVDASIWIYQFLKAVRDTKGDALQYSHVIGFFRRICKLLYFGIKPVFVFDGAVSPLKRETINKRKEIRQGKRDSAAKTAKKILALQLQQSVEKKEPVSIDTSSPLGKNYRGNDEWELPKIEGFKYNKSDGRIASVKEFQAVIDNVDDELDGIDLDSINPASKEFDNLPKSTQYIILNALRLKSRLRMGYSKEQLEHIFPNSMEFSKFQIDMVKRRNFFTQKLIDSTGLHGESTLLNGKIASEKNKEYKLIRSDNGWALSLQNDDGSSVKKAINLEDEDESDEDDEDDIKWEEVDTKTREREDTAPDYSIRASLLTTTSKLKELNSFGGKAFLDTKNHTLTSRFYQSPYKNIVENISDFSSSDDDDDGEETSSNMVATSKNINTNGGLKVSLEAKLQDIEDASSDSDYTTFVKETKQMEKMQKSNIESTELPKTITTVHEDASIMALNNSAATIENTKETVNNQNCNLLHKISALSKGNISPDNCQEPMNGVSTKTSLSPTFIPSNKETLILPKDKDSTLRQNFNTVSTYDENKNCDNSTDNTDSHNSDINDVTTSKNEYKPVPSWFGENPISNIKNIHDTVGGEEPSFLFGSHSISAQSKEQKKNLLPSVVELSMVNEDPDNHEDEINHSFDENKEKMHNIGQGTKNKVEVTPKCIKNNKESTPHSNSGTPNLPLVEVQKHDDKVFDYDFFEDDEEALVQQLEEEENEYNNFFKPALTNASAETGTFLSKEDLYDQAKRDKRDADEVTTTMIYEVQQLLSCFGIPYITAPMEAEAQCAELLNLKLVDAIATDDSDIFLFGGDKVFRKMFNEKHYVEYYSLDTIAAKLGLDRHKMIELAQLLGSDYTTGIKGIGPVSGVEILATFGSLEQFYKWYTEGQLNPDVIKKETGLERKLRKALTRNQIDLDSKMSPKAMVEDAYLNPVVDKDETSFVWGNPDLDQLRTLLNQTANWSKKKADEVLIPLIQSINKRKKENHNKQRRLTEFFPTKVDSSINNLGRRLKEATAQLKKKQRTK
- the PFS1 gene encoding Pfs1p (similar to Saccharomyces cerevisiae YHR185C | PFS1 | Prospore Formation at Spindles), producing MSYYNRAKFLTTNDNKLNTSNSSLNIKPNKNLLENDKPFNVTNSGIKKNEDYTKKQLLGCNNQETVIKKASPQKNVAMNQAGLLVDNSKPRIESSMVAHANCSSNNNKNSISSYRANAQRAGAAEPPSMERWYYSQNNMLGDYNNIFNDVNDYLDFAYQSFPSYFNPRAASNMPSKEKVVHWMESVPIYQVAENIWENDCYSVETNLDWEEVKFDEEIEDLFKTHYCSLVSQEDIIQFQCKRVDTLVKKLYALTDKTMQKYEEDNDAVYYDNNDNDFLDE
- the MTM1 gene encoding Mtm1p (similar to Saccharomyces cerevisiae YGR257C | MTM1 | Manganese Trafficking factor for Mitochondrial SOD2), which codes for MSQKNISNKSNRQSSSDNNSNNTQINIHQRMVSACVGSILTSFILTPMDVVRIRIQQQQILPKCGCTTLPHQVPNSNNTLLQPYINKGKLFWQEQCFRNITCDNSLRFDNTVDAFRKISRIEGLNALWRGLSITLLMAIPSNVVYFSGYETLRDYSPLNANFPTINPLVCGALARTIAATTIAPLELLKTRLQSIPSIKSNSLKIFKDLMQETKIEINSLGYKALFKGLEITLFRDVPFSAIYWGSYEFYKKNFWVSPTSSSNGQTNANWIHFLNSFLGGSLSGALAALITHPFDVGKTRLQISIIQNNDNKNQQQKTQNLDKNMFKYLNNIRKLEGITALYAGLVPRVVKVAPSCAIMISTYEISKKFFQNS